The Haloterrigena salifodinae genome window below encodes:
- a CDS encoding winged helix-turn-helix domain-containing protein: MKLRQPTDFLILEALEEKGRNVATNLAEHTGKSRKNINTRLPVLEDYGLVRKIGPAERSGLYEVTSAGKAALVYRDQYDEVDDFESLIEGPSAGGVDDNGDLQASFVRGEDESDDDE; encoded by the coding sequence GTGAAACTGCGTCAACCTACTGATTTCCTGATCCTTGAGGCGCTCGAGGAGAAAGGCCGGAACGTCGCAACGAATCTCGCCGAACACACGGGGAAGAGCCGCAAAAACATCAATACTCGGCTACCGGTACTCGAAGATTACGGGCTGGTTCGCAAGATCGGCCCGGCCGAGCGGTCTGGACTGTACGAGGTTACGTCGGCGGGCAAGGCGGCGCTCGTCTATCGCGACCAGTACGACGAGGTTGACGACTTCGAGTCGCTCATCGAAGGGCCCAGCGCCGGCGGAGTCGACGACAACGGCGACCTACAGGCGAGTTTCGTCCGCGGCGAGGACGAGAGCGACGACGACGAGTAA
- a CDS encoding peptidase M10A and M12B matrixin and adamalysin, with translation MKRRAFLGAVGSLTSVGTLAYTTREPVEALDIRVWLSSGAAEYDGVAERLREYLERIFNLEYWTLDLSIGGTVDVSTENGARVTSHGEWPLTLAAGAVGAPAVTPVADVNLLVTDGQMRRTPTGYGLPHVASVGGARHLASLASFDDLLSTPAADAERVIVPNEPATRSIQVLVHEIGHALGLDHEHGVSFRHGGAIVATPMVSSYAWNGDADVERSACGRPYPEPADRPRKLSLELSACARRELAAYSGSGLG, from the coding sequence GTGAAGCGACGCGCGTTTCTCGGGGCCGTCGGCTCGCTCACCTCGGTCGGCACGCTCGCGTATACGACGCGAGAGCCGGTCGAAGCCCTCGATATCCGCGTCTGGCTCTCGAGCGGCGCCGCGGAGTACGACGGCGTCGCCGAGCGGCTTCGGGAGTACCTCGAGCGGATCTTCAATCTCGAATACTGGACGCTCGACCTCTCGATCGGCGGCACCGTCGACGTCTCGACCGAAAACGGGGCGCGCGTCACGAGCCACGGGGAGTGGCCGCTGACGCTCGCGGCGGGCGCGGTGGGAGCGCCCGCGGTCACCCCCGTCGCCGACGTCAACCTGCTCGTCACGGACGGCCAGATGCGACGGACGCCGACCGGGTACGGGCTCCCGCACGTCGCGTCGGTCGGCGGCGCCCGGCACCTCGCCTCGCTCGCGTCGTTCGACGATCTGCTCTCGACGCCGGCGGCGGACGCCGAGCGAGTTATCGTGCCGAACGAGCCGGCGACGCGCTCAATACAGGTGCTCGTCCACGAGATCGGCCATGCGCTCGGACTGGATCACGAACACGGTGTCTCCTTCCGGCACGGCGGCGCGATCGTCGCGACGCCGATGGTGAGCAGTTACGCCTGGAACGGCGACGCCGACGTCGAACGCTCGGCGTGCGGGCGTCCATATCCGGAGCCGGCGGATCGACCGCGAAAACTCAGTCTGGAATTATCCGCGTGCGCGCGACGCGAACTCGCCGCGTACAGCGGCAGCGGACTCGGATAA